One genomic region from Amycolatopsis sp. FBCC-B4732 encodes:
- a CDS encoding helix-turn-helix domain-containing protein gives MTRPSTQAITAEDAERLRKLHDAKQLFGGDWMTAILLALKSGPKHYTELLDLVGSLNDAAAANSWSGRPRVLHASVLTRTLKTMTADRLIVRDQEAGVFPPSVTYSLAPATREALEAMQPLADWVSQHPDIVAQARHRRSQDSDGARRSA, from the coding sequence ATGACTCGACCGAGCACACAGGCAATCACAGCCGAGGACGCCGAGCGCCTGCGCAAGCTGCACGACGCGAAGCAGCTCTTTGGCGGCGACTGGATGACGGCGATCCTGCTGGCACTGAAGAGCGGCCCGAAGCACTACACCGAGCTGCTGGACCTCGTCGGCTCGCTCAACGACGCCGCAGCGGCAAACAGCTGGTCCGGACGGCCGCGGGTGCTGCACGCCAGCGTGCTGACGCGCACGCTGAAGACGATGACGGCCGACCGCTTGATCGTGCGCGACCAGGAGGCAGGCGTGTTCCCACCGTCAGTCACCTACTCGCTGGCGCCGGCGACGCGAGAGGCACTCGAAGCCATGCAGCCGCTGGCCGACTGGGTGAGCCAGCACCCGGATATCGTCGCCCAGGCACGGCATCGCCGGAGTCAAGACTCTGACGGCGCCCGCCGCTCAGCGTGA
- a CDS encoding XRE family transcriptional regulator: MAEPGRDFADKLNHLFAVTKSPDGDEYSNDFAADSITVAGTKISGTYIWQLRKRKRDNPTIKHVEGLARFFGVPVNYFFDDDVTDRVDQQLRDLAAEQERLKANAGDQEAQRIAMRAGELTPDRRQLVMDLLDVVYRDQQAARERGER; this comes from the coding sequence ATGGCCGAACCCGGGCGTGACTTCGCGGACAAGCTCAACCACCTGTTCGCCGTCACGAAATCGCCGGACGGCGACGAGTACAGCAACGACTTCGCCGCCGACTCGATCACGGTCGCCGGCACGAAGATCTCCGGCACGTACATCTGGCAGCTGCGCAAGCGCAAGCGGGACAACCCGACGATCAAGCACGTCGAGGGGCTGGCCAGGTTCTTCGGGGTGCCGGTCAACTACTTCTTCGACGATGACGTGACCGACCGCGTCGACCAGCAGCTGCGCGACCTGGCCGCGGAGCAGGAACGCCTCAAGGCGAACGCCGGTGACCAGGAAGCACAGCGGATCGCGATGCGGGCCGGTGAGCTGACGCCGGATCGTCGTCAGCTGGTCATGGACCTGCTCGACGTCGTATACCGCGACCAGCAGGCAGCGCGGGAGCGAGGGGAGCGGTGA